Within Wyeomyia smithii strain HCP4-BCI-WySm-NY-G18 chromosome 2, ASM2978416v1, whole genome shotgun sequence, the genomic segment acgtggttgccgttgtcctttacagtcaaagtgaaagttatgaattccaaaagatttgtggtagttgatcggcctttataaAAGCCGGGCTGTTGTGttgtaatttggttttttacttgctgaaatattttctcattaattattgattcaaataattttggaatgcatgaaataatgacAATATCACGATAAATACGAATGTCAGGTTTAGCGCTAGATTAGAAAATTAGTAGGTACTAAACATGAAGTTTCCCGGAGTTCtggaaaaattccattcttcagtgACATGTTAAAGAGGTGAAGtaaaggtgtagatagttcttctgccaagtttttgagaaaaattggagctattctgtcaggtccaggacctttcgtagcgtcttaatttttaagtgcgttctgaatttTGAATtcggatatttgattgacagataaggAATTctaaaattcaggaaaatacaagaaatattcgcggtcgcgatctgtttcttcagaGGTGatgtatatttcttgaaaaaaagtggcaaaaagactacatatttcattactagtttgtcctacattactgtcaagatgcattcgtgatggaaagttgttactttttagtttggtttttacgtaattgaagaaattcttagggcaagacttgatttgatgttcagttttacggttatgttcttcatgtacaattttaatggctgcgtcaagttgacagcaaatttaaGCACCCCATTATTCAacccatttttgatattttggccGGTTTGGAAAGGAGAAGaataaagttttcaaaatatatagatATATTTATAGAATGAGTGTATgataaattgttttaaaatagataaaaattttgatGTTCTTCTGAACTTTTCAACTTTACTCACaatttttctcatatttttgTGACAAATATATTACGTTTATACAAAACTGAAGAAGATGCTTTCAAGACGATTACGATTGGTTTTAACTCTCACAAAGCAGGGAATTGATTGATTAATTCAATTGATCAATTCTTTTCCGTTTTTTCGGTGGCAGCACAGTTTGGATATTCGACAAAACATCTCCCTGAGCAATAGTGACACCGGATAAAAGCATGTTCAATTTCTCGTCATTGTGAATTACCAACTACAGATGACGCGCGATGGTCGTTTTATTATTAGGCAGACGGTGTACTAAAAACGAatcgtttttatataatttcctTTTGTTGATATTATTTGTCATGCGAGAAAAGACATGTTTTGCACCGCTTCGCTTTCAGTATAACATCAGCCTTATCTCTAGCAGTTTTCCCTGCTAATCCCAACATTCCATTGCAGCCGCCATATCGACACATGCTCTAGCACCAATGCGCATAATTTCCGTTTCGCAGCAGATGATGAATCCAGCCTTCAGCACGTGGTGAACGGGTCTTTCCCTCGATTCTGTCACGACCGAACTTCGTAACTTGCAAGCTCGAATGAATGGAATAGCAATGCGACAATGATATGATGATGACAAAACCCGCATAATTGTCTTAAATACCTACGGAGAAAACTATCGCCACAGCCATGTGGCGTCGCGTAAGTGATGGAATGAAGTAATGTGAAAAAGAGAACGGATTGCGTTACACGCTGTTTGTGGGTATACAAACATTGCACGAGATACAATAGGTTTTCATCAACTGTAAAACATTCAATAAGTATATCGTTGAGATGGCAGCAAAGACAAGTGGCAAAGCAACCAACTTTGGACTTCCGTACGTTGGCTGTTGCCAGGAGAGCCAGCCAGGCATACTGGGTCCTAAGCTAAAACTAAACTTAAGTTGAAATACACTGGCTCAAAATcaatcttttcattttttctgccaagtACAAATTACGAACGGCCTTTCTCAGGATCTCAAACACGTCTCTTGAAACaatgtggattttttttttatattgcaaattatgaaatgcgtGACCGCAGCTCTACATTTATACTTGCCGGGTGTCACTTTTATGACAACACCAAAGGCTCTTTTCAGCGCCCCGAACTCATTTATTTGGAGTTTTAAAACACAACAAGGTAAAATTTTCATTGGAGGCAAAAAAAGGAATTTGCAAGAATTGTACACTTAAGGACtcattcattatttttatttcactttttgtAATCAGCAAGgttcttaatttttttattgtagttaGTTAGGTggtaaaatcataatttttacgCAGTTTGGCAAATGTATagcttttttttgcaaacggttCTGTACAGTCGGAATATATCGGCAACTGCCTGAGTTTGAGCGTTTGAAAGTGGAAAATTTGCGTAACGCTCTCaatgtttttatatttattttgaacccCTCTCTCAGTCCTAATTGTCTTTGCTACTCTTGTTTTACATgtaatcggaatatatatagtttgcttgtctttcagtcacgcgcacgacaaacgaaagttactcaaattgcctttttcccaagcaaactctgaacctgaggtacactaaagtttgttatttctgtaagtgtagcaacgcaaacatTCCTGTTtcgactacaagttacctttgcttttagacctccactcacctcctctcgtcTGGAATGAAGTCAGTCGTAaagaaatcaaagctaactgcgtcttaactaatattcggaacacgtgttaaattagcacatggttaaaggttctgatgcaggtgcatcggcaaaaaccgccaaaaacgtaattaagggcggaaggcaattttaagatgtaagaaagacatagtattAAAGATATCAAGTAGGGTAGGTGTGCGAGACTCGACACTGTCCGGCTCCTTATACAGCGgagccaaagaaaaaaaattcaccggTAACCGATTTCCGCGGGACTATTctttcagaataaacttttactGCTTAACTTGCTTCTCAACGATGTAATTTATTCTACTGTCTAACGAGAACTGAACTTGCGCTAAAATCTACTGGCTTATATGTACATTTCTTATGTATAGCAAAGAGTCAAGTGTTTTTACATATGTGTTTTCGGTACTTCGGTACTTCGGTACTGATGCTGCAGCAATGTATGTGTGTGCACTCGATACAATATAACACTCGGAACTATTCGAAACTGACGAAACGATAATAGCGATGATCGATTTTATGCTCGTTACTGCAGTGGTGCCGATTCGATCGAATTGTCACGAACATCCTCCCGCCGTTGAAAGGTGTTCCTTTCGAAACTCTGCTCTGGATCAACAGGTAGGAAACACAACTTCGAAACTGGTCTTCTTAAAATCCCATGCTGAGTTCTTACATCGACGACTCGTACTACGTTCCCGCTACCCGGAAAGACTTCGACGATACGTCCAAGTAACCATTTTTGGACCGGCATGTTGTCCTTCTTGATGAGCACAAGCTGTCCTTCTGCGACTTCCACCTTCGTATGCCACTTATAACGCACTTGTAACAAAGAAAGATACTCCGATTGCCAACGATTCCAGAAATGTTGAATAATCGCAGTAATGTGTTCGTTTCGCTGTCTCGGGTGCTTGGGTTGATCGGTGACATCAGGACGTGCGATGGCGTTCAATGGTCTGAAGATCAAAAAGTGACCTGGGGTTAACGCTTCCAAATCCTCTGGATCATCCAAAAGCGGCGTGATTGGTCTAGAGTTCAAGATTGCTTCGATACGACACAATACCGTTGACAGTTCCTCGAAACTAAGGGCTGCTCCTGCCGTAAACTTTACTAAAAGCACTTTGGTTTGGCGAATATTCGACTCCCATATGCCACCGAAGTGTGGTGCATCAGGGGGGTTGAAACGCCACTCGATACTGTTCCCGAACGCTCGTGTAATTCCGTCTTGGTTGTCGGTACTGTTGAAGAACTTCTCCCATTCGCTTAACAAATTGGCAGCACCGACAAAGTTTGTGCCGTTGTCGGTCCAAACGGTGATAGGTCTGCCTCGTCGACTAACAAAACGATCGAACGATGCCAAAAATGCGGCAGTCGATAATTCGCTAACTAGTTCGAGGTGGATTGCTTTGGTTGCCAGACATATATACAGCGCAATCCAACCTTTATGTTCAACGGTCGATCGTATATTACGCTGCTTCACTTATACTGGTCCACAAAGATCGATTCCGATTTGATAAAATGGATACTTTCCTTCAACCCGGCTCGTTGGCAAGTCCCCCATGTACTGTTGAACGGGACGAGGGTTGCTTTTGAAGCAATCGACGCAATTCTTCACAACTTTCTTCACCACGCTTCTCCCTCTTATGATCCAATAGTCGCTTCGTGTTGCAGCAAGCGTAATTTGAATACCGGCGTGCATATTGGACTCATGCATTGACCGGACTATCGCATATGTAACAGGATGGCTGTTCGGTAAGATCATTTGATGCTTCGTCTCGTATGAGCAAGCAGACTTTAATAAGCGTCCACCGACTCTGAGCACTCCATGGTTGTCTACAAAGGGAGAAAGCGGCATTAGCGAATGGTTCTTCGACGTTTCCTGCTTTCGTAATTGGGCGAATACTTCCGGAAAGTTCTCCTCCTGGACGAGACGAATGACAATGAGCTTGGCTGATCGCATTTCCTCA encodes:
- the LOC129719643 gene encoding uncharacterized protein LOC129719643; the protein is MPEELEASELWWCGPSFLRKSDVVWPKEVQIDSSDELPELIEIIAMPVVEERLSLFDNCCKYNNMLRVVARIKRMFQNRKRTAKNRQRGEFTAEEMRSAKLIVIRLVQEENFPEVFAQLRKQETSKNHSLMPLSPFVDNHGVLRVGGRLLKSACSYETKHQMILPNSHPVTYAIVRSMHESNMHAGIQITLAATRSDYWIIRGRSVVKKVVKNCVDCFKSNPRPVQQYMGDLPTSRVEGNRRGRPITVWTDNGTNFVGAANLLSEWEKFFNSTDNQDGITRAFGNSIEWRFNPPDAPHFGGIWESNIRQTKVLLVKFTAGAALSFEELSTVLCRIEAILNSRPITPLLDDPEDLEALTPGHFLIFRPLNAIARPDVTDQPKHPRQRNEHITAIIQHFWNRWQSEYLSLLQVRYKWHTKVEVAEGQLVLIKKDNMPVQKWLLGRIVEVFPGSGNVVRVVDVRTQHGILRRPVSKLCFLPVDPEQSFERNTFQRREDVRDNSIESAPLQ